The following coding sequences lie in one Arachis stenosperma cultivar V10309 chromosome 5, arast.V10309.gnm1.PFL2, whole genome shotgun sequence genomic window:
- the LOC130981047 gene encoding uncharacterized protein LOC130981047: MLLYAKFLKELMTKKKRNWGEKETVVLIEECSAIIQKKLPQKMKGPGSFQIPCIIGDITIEKALCDLGTSINLMSLNMMRRMRIEEAKPTRMALQLADRTFKFPHGVVENLLVKVGEFIFPANFVVLDMEEEANTSIILGRPFLATAGAIIDVQKGELVLRLYEEKMVFNIFKAMSYPKEAIGECMMVDTIEQIVQGVLEEEQYEGSMELEQQAPREEPPQGTMESSIMTNYKDNNEEEAPKVELKTLPPSLKYAYLGDNSIYQ, encoded by the coding sequence atgctcCTCTATGCAAAGTTCCTGAAGGAGctcatgacaaaaaaaaaaagaaactggGGTGAAAAGGAGACTGTAGTCCTAATTGAGGAATGTAGTGCCATCATACAAAAGAAACTTCCCCAGAAAATGAAGGGCCCCGGGAGTTTCcaaatcccctgcatcataggggataTCACTATTGAAAAGGCTTTGTGTGACTTGGGAACTAGCATCAATCTCATGTCCTTGAACATGATGAGAAGGATGAGAATTGAGGAAGCgaaaccaacaagaatggcactcCAACTAGCTGACAGAACATTCAAGTTTCCACATGGAGTGGTGGAAAATTTATTGGTGAAGGTGGGAGAATTCATCTTCCCAGCTAACTTTGTTGTGTTGGATATGGAAGAAGAGGCAAACACTTCAATTATCCTAGGAAGGCCATTCCTAgctactgctggagccatcattgatgtgCAAAAAGGAGAACTAGTCTTGAGATTATATGAGGAAAAGATGGTCTTCAATATCTTCAAGGCAATGAGTTATCCCAAGGAAGCAATAGGAGAATGCATGATGGTGGACACCATAGAACAAATAGTCCAAGGAGTTTTGGAAGAAGAGCAATATGAAGGAAGTATGGAATTGGAGCAACAAGCACCACGTGAAGAACCACCACAAGGAACCATGGAAAGTTCAATCATGACAAACTACAAAGACAACAATGAAGAAGAGGCACCGAAAGTAGAGCTAAAAACCCTACCTCCAAGCTTGAAATATGCCTATCTAGGTGACAACAGCATCTACCAGTGA